Proteins from a genomic interval of Tolypothrix sp. NIES-4075:
- a CDS encoding MGH1-like glycoside hydrolase domain-containing protein, with translation MNCNDNLDAEEIRLGEDARRDKNWKRWGPYLAERQWGTVREDYSEDGSNWDYFPHEDARSRAYRWGEDGLLGICDREGRLCFALALWNGCDPILKERIFGLTNSQGNHGEDVKEYYFYLDSTPTHSYLKANYKYPQSEFPYTRLIEENQQRSQDKSEFELVDTGIFAENRYFDVFAEYAKASPNDILIKITVANRASQTAKLDILPTIWFKNSWSWGRTGESYWSKPSIEYKKDGELLLDQETLGKFHLAVEPFLGSDPPKFLFTDNETNAVKLFNAAENSSPYVKDAFHDYIVSGVKEAVNPEMVGTKAAAHYHLEIPAKEEVTIRLRLFALDEAPQHPFDEDFERIFQQRIDEAEEFYQKRVSCNLSEHENRVVRQAYAGLLWSKQFYHYGVKQWLEGDPAQPPPPKPKNRRNVDWTELYNRDIISMPDKWEYPWYASWDSAFQIVAFAKIDPEFAKQQLILFLREWYMHPNGQIPAYEFDFSATNPPVLPWACWRVYKITACKGKRDRTFLVRVFQKLLVNFTWWVNRKDTTGKNIFSGGFLGMDNIGIFDRSKPLPTGGNLQQADGTAWMAFYCLTMLAMALELADEDPAYEDIASKFFEHFIGISDAMNRLGGTGLWDEEDGFYYDQLEVDDKCIPLKVRSLVGLVLFFAVETIDFHLIERLPGFSKRMQWFLKNRKDVTQHISCMKKAQNHGRMLLAIPSQERLERVLRYLLDETEFLSKYGIRSLSRHHLEHPYILKFDHQEYCVKYLPGESNSNFFGGNSNWRGPIWFPLNYLLIEALERYYHFYGDSLKVECPTNSGQMMNLSQVGDELQKRLTQIFIPDEQGRCPWQGDNQYFANDPHWRDLILYHEYFCGDSGCGLGANHQTGWTALIARLLEDIGCKR, from the coding sequence ATGAACTGCAACGACAATCTTGATGCTGAAGAAATACGCCTTGGGGAAGATGCACGACGAGATAAAAATTGGAAGCGCTGGGGACCGTATTTAGCAGAAAGACAGTGGGGAACCGTGCGCGAAGACTATTCGGAGGATGGTTCTAACTGGGATTACTTTCCCCACGAAGACGCACGCAGTCGCGCTTACCGTTGGGGGGAGGATGGACTTTTGGGAATATGCGATCGCGAAGGTCGTCTTTGTTTTGCCCTGGCTTTGTGGAATGGATGCGACCCAATTCTTAAAGAACGCATTTTCGGGTTGACCAACAGTCAGGGAAATCACGGGGAAGATGTTAAAGAATATTACTTTTATCTCGACTCAACACCGACTCATTCTTATTTAAAAGCTAATTATAAGTATCCCCAAAGCGAGTTTCCCTACACGCGCTTAATTGAAGAAAACCAGCAGCGCAGTCAAGATAAATCAGAATTTGAACTTGTCGATACAGGCATTTTTGCTGAAAATCGCTACTTTGACGTTTTTGCGGAATACGCTAAAGCCAGTCCCAACGATATCTTAATTAAAATCACCGTTGCCAATCGCGCATCACAAACGGCTAAACTTGACATTTTACCCACAATCTGGTTTAAAAATAGTTGGTCTTGGGGTCGCACGGGCGAGAGTTATTGGTCAAAACCCAGCATCGAGTATAAAAAAGATGGGGAACTTTTGCTCGATCAGGAAACTTTGGGCAAATTTCATCTTGCAGTTGAACCGTTTTTAGGTAGCGATCCGCCTAAATTTCTGTTTACTGACAACGAGACAAACGCGGTAAAGTTGTTTAACGCGGCTGAAAATTCTAGCCCTTACGTTAAAGATGCTTTTCACGATTATATTGTCAGCGGTGTCAAAGAAGCTGTCAATCCGGAAATGGTGGGCACAAAAGCAGCCGCACACTACCACCTAGAAATACCAGCAAAGGAAGAAGTTACAATCAGGTTGCGGCTATTTGCTTTAGACGAAGCACCACAACACCCATTTGATGAAGATTTTGAGCGGATATTTCAACAGCGCATCGACGAAGCAGAAGAATTTTATCAAAAGCGCGTTTCTTGCAACCTTAGCGAACACGAAAACCGAGTAGTAAGACAAGCTTATGCAGGGTTGCTGTGGTCAAAACAATTTTATCATTACGGTGTGAAGCAGTGGTTAGAAGGCGATCCGGCACAACCTCCACCACCAAAGCCAAAAAATCGGCGCAATGTCGATTGGACTGAACTTTACAACCGTGATATTATTTCCATGCCCGACAAATGGGAGTATCCTTGGTATGCAAGTTGGGATTCAGCCTTTCAAATTGTCGCTTTTGCCAAAATCGATCCAGAGTTTGCCAAACAGCAACTAATTTTGTTTCTGCGGGAATGGTATATGCATCCCAACGGACAAATACCAGCTTACGAATTTGACTTTTCGGCGACAAATCCGCCAGTATTGCCTTGGGCTTGTTGGCGTGTTTATAAAATTACTGCTTGTAAGGGTAAGCGCGATCGCACTTTTTTGGTGCGTGTCTTCCAAAAATTGTTGGTAAACTTTACTTGGTGGGTGAACCGTAAAGATACTACCGGGAAAAATATCTTTTCCGGTGGCTTTTTGGGGATGGATAACATCGGAATTTTCGATCGATCCAAACCGCTTCCCACTGGAGGAAATCTTCAACAAGCAGACGGCACCGCTTGGATGGCATTTTACTGCTTAACCATGCTGGCAATGGCGCTGGAACTAGCTGATGAAGACCCCGCTTATGAAGATATTGCATCGAAGTTTTTTGAACATTTCATCGGCATATCCGATGCAATGAATCGACTCGGTGGGACTGGATTGTGGGACGAAGAAGACGGCTTTTATTACGATCAGCTTGAGGTGGATGATAAATGTATACCATTGAAAGTGCGATCGCTTGTCGGACTTGTGCTATTTTTTGCCGTCGAAACCATCGATTTTCATTTAATCGAGCGTTTACCAGGATTTTCTAAACGAATGCAGTGGTTTCTCAAAAATCGCAAGGACGTAACTCAGCACATTTCCTGCATGAAAAAAGCGCAGAATCACGGACGCATGTTATTAGCCATTCCATCTCAAGAACGTTTAGAAAGAGTACTGCGCTACTTGCTAGATGAAACCGAATTTCTCTCTAAATATGGCATTCGCTCTTTGTCTCGCCATCATTTAGAGCATCCTTATATCTTAAAATTTGACCATCAAGAGTATTGTGTCAAGTACCTTCCGGGAGAATCTAACAGCAACTTTTTTGGCGGCAATTCCAATTGGCGCGGACCAATTTGGTTTCCCTTAAATTACCTGCTTATTGAAGCTTTAGAACGTTATTATCACTTTTACGGCGACTCTTTAAAAGTTGAATGTCCGACAAATTCCGGACAAATGATGAACCTCTCCCAAGTAGGAGACGAACTGCAAAAGCGATTAACCCAGATATTTATTCCTGATGAACAAGGTCGCTGCCCTTGGCAGGGTGATAATCAATACTTTGCTAACGATCCTCATTGGCGCGATTTAATTCTCTATCACGAGTACTTCTGTGGCGATTCTGGGTGCGGTTTGGGAGCAAATCATCAAACCGGTTGGACAGCATTAATTGCGCGTCTATTAGAAGATATTGGCTGTAAAAGATAA